The Juglans microcarpa x Juglans regia isolate MS1-56 chromosome 2S, Jm3101_v1.0, whole genome shotgun sequence genome has a window encoding:
- the LOC121251435 gene encoding glucan endo-1,3-beta-glucosidase 8-like, translating into MTVQTVLFLVFMTMVYNGLGIGVNWGTQATNQLPAEKVVKMLMDNGFDKLKLFEADEKILGALRGTDIEVMLAIPNKMLQKMSEDPGAADSWVDANVTSYAYNGGVNIKYVAVGNEPFLTAYNGSYLQCTLPALKNIQRALNHAGLGSKIKVTVPFNADIYFSPNSNPVPSAGDFRPELRDPTIEIIQFLYVNNAPFTVNSYPFLSLYYGDDYFPVDYAFFDGANKPVRDGDLLYNNVFDANLDTLFSAMSRAGYQDMQIIVGEVGWPTNGEENANIQNAKRFNQGLLRHAISGNGTPLRKGVIDIYLFSLIDENAKSVAPGSFERHWGIFEYDGKPKYELDLSGLQQDKGLVPVEDVKYLPKRWCVLNPHARDLEDLADNIDYACSLSDCTVLGYGSSCNHLSLKGNASYAFNMYYQVHDQQSWDCDFSGLAVVTDEDPSDENCPFPVMIAYGSSLLRHGGVSDTLVKIVGGYMLVVFLLYLSIGDLHVQ; encoded by the exons atgacagTTCAAACAGtgctttttcttgttttcatgaCCATGGTGTATAATGGTTTGGGTATTGGAGTGAACTGGGGAACCCAGGCAACAAACCAACTCCCAGCGGAAAAGGTGGTAAAAATGCTGATGGATAATGGATTTGATAAATTGAAGCTGTTTGAGGCCGATGAGAAGATTCTGGGTGCTCTGAGAGGGACTGATATTGAAGTGATGCTGGCAATACCCAATAAAATGTTGCAGAAGATGAGTGAGGATCCTGGTGCTGCGGATTCCTGGGTGGATGCCAATGTTACTAGTTATGCCTACAATGGGGGAGTTAATATCAA GTATGTTGCTGTAGGGAATGAACCCTTCCTTACAGCTTACAATGGCTCCTATCTCCAATGCACACTCCCAGCCCTCAAAAATATCCAGCGAGCACTCAATCATGCTGGACTCGGTTCCAAGATCAAAGTCACAGTCCCCTTCAACGCAGACATCTACTTCTCCCCGAACTCAAACCCCGTGCCATCTGCCGGCGACTTTCGGCCTGAACTCCGAGACCCCACCATTGAAATAATCCAATTCCTATATGTAAATAATGCACCTTTCACTGTCAACAGCTATCCCTTCCTCAGTCTCTATTATGGGGACGATTATTTCCCTGTGGACTATGCGTTCTTTGATGGAGCAAACAAGCCTGTTAGAGATGGTGATTTACTTTACAACAATGTGTTTGATGCAAATCTGGACACTCTATTTTCGGCTATGTCTAGAGCTGGTTACCAAGATATGCAGATCATAGTAGGTGAAGTAGGGTGGCCAACTAATGGCGAAGAGAACGCAAATATCCAGAATGCAAAGAGATTCAACCAGGGATTGCTCCGACATGCTATAAGTGGAAACGGAACCCCTCTGAGGAAAGGTGTAATTGACATATATCTGTTCAGCCTCATCGATGAGAATGCTAAAAGCGTTGCTCCTGGAAGCTTTGAAAGGCACTGGGGGATATTTGAGTATGATGGAAAACCCAAATATGAATTGGATCTGTCGGGTTTGCAACAGGATAAGGGTCTAGTACCAGTGGAAGATGTGAAATACTTGCCCAAAAGGTGGTGTGTTCTGAACCCACATGCAAGGGATTTAGAGGATCTGGCAGATAACATTGACTATGCTTGTAGCCTTTCAGATTGCACTGTTTTGGGGTACGGATCTTCCTGTAATCATCTGAGCCTCAAAGGGAATGCTTCTTATGCATTCAACATGTATTATCAAGTTCATGATCAGCAGAGTTGGGACTGTGATTTTTCTGGGTTGGCTGTGGTGACTGACGAGGATCCATCTGATGAGAACTGCCCATTCCCGGTGATGATTGCTTATGGTTCTTCATTGCTGCGGCATGGGGGAGTTTCAGACACATTAGTAAAAATCGTTGGGGGATATATGTTGGTGGTTTTTCTGCTATATCTGAGTATAGGGGACCTTCATGTCCAGTAG